A single genomic interval of Amycolatopsis albispora harbors:
- a CDS encoding PTS transporter subunit EIIC — MSATTTGAKGKGLAGLQRFGRSLMLPIATLPAAGLLLRLGQDDLLGKDGLGWDKVAAVLSAAGGGLLDWLPLLFAVGIAVGFARKGDGSTGVAAVVGFVVFNKVVQVFAPINEMEGFKEGWFLAPVKWPYSVLSGVIVGLVTAVLWQRFHRIKLPTYLAFFGGRRFVPIINSLALLVLGVIFGLIFPVIDAGMQNLGEAVTSSDVVGGGIYGLLNRLLIPIGLHQLINVPVWFIFDGGDLTKFLDGDPTAGAFMTGFFPIFMFALPAAALAIWQTAKPSQKKVVGGVMVAAAFTSFLTGVTEPIEFAFMFVAWPLYLIHAILTGISLALVNALDIHLGFSFSAGAIDFALNSTHPAASSNVWLLIPIGLVYALIYYFLFRFVIIKWNLRTPGREEDDSIEADLDATAAK, encoded by the coding sequence ATGAGCGCCACCACAACGGGGGCGAAGGGTAAGGGGCTGGCCGGTCTGCAGCGGTTCGGCCGCAGCCTGATGCTCCCGATCGCGACCCTGCCGGCCGCCGGCCTGCTGCTCCGGCTGGGCCAGGACGACCTGCTCGGCAAGGACGGTCTCGGCTGGGACAAGGTCGCCGCCGTGCTCAGCGCCGCGGGTGGTGGCCTGCTCGACTGGCTGCCGCTGCTGTTCGCCGTCGGCATCGCGGTGGGCTTCGCGCGCAAGGGCGACGGCTCGACCGGTGTCGCCGCGGTCGTCGGCTTTGTCGTGTTCAACAAGGTCGTCCAGGTGTTCGCGCCGATCAACGAGATGGAGGGCTTCAAGGAGGGCTGGTTCCTCGCCCCGGTCAAGTGGCCGTACTCGGTGCTGTCCGGTGTGATCGTCGGCCTGGTCACCGCGGTGCTGTGGCAGCGGTTCCACCGCATCAAGCTGCCCACCTACCTGGCCTTCTTCGGCGGCCGCCGGTTCGTGCCGATCATCAACTCGCTGGCCCTGCTGGTGCTCGGCGTGATCTTCGGCTTGATCTTCCCGGTCATCGACGCCGGCATGCAGAACCTCGGCGAAGCGGTCACCAGCAGCGACGTCGTCGGTGGCGGTATCTACGGCCTGCTCAACCGCCTGCTCATCCCGATCGGCCTGCACCAGCTGATCAACGTGCCGGTGTGGTTCATCTTCGACGGCGGTGACCTGACCAAGTTCCTCGACGGCGACCCGACCGCGGGCGCGTTCATGACCGGCTTCTTCCCGATCTTCATGTTCGCCCTGCCCGCCGCCGCGCTGGCGATCTGGCAGACCGCGAAGCCGTCGCAGAAGAAGGTCGTCGGCGGTGTGATGGTGGCGGCCGCGTTCACCTCGTTCCTCACCGGCGTGACCGAGCCGATCGAGTTCGCGTTCATGTTCGTGGCGTGGCCGCTGTACCTGATCCACGCGATCCTGACCGGTATCTCGCTGGCACTGGTCAACGCACTGGACATCCACCTCGGGTTCTCGTTCTCGGCGGGCGCCATCGACTTCGCGCTGAACTCGACGCACCCGGCGGCGAGTTCGAACGTCTGGCTGCTCATCCCGATCGGCCTGGTCTACGCCCTGATCTACTACTTCCTGTTCCGGTTCGTCATCATCAAGTGGAACCTGCGCACGCCGGGACGTGAAGAAGACGACTCGATCGAGGCCGACCTCGACGCCACGGCCGCGAAGTAA
- a CDS encoding PTS sugar transporter subunit IIA encodes MSLEILSPVPGRTVPMSEVPDQVFAQAMVGPGIAVQPSGGRADAVSPVDGTVVTLHPHAFVVSTEDGRGVLVHLGIDTVQQKGEGFTLHVVKGESVRAGQPLISWDPEAVTAAGYSAVVPVVALDAPAEALAALSTGADVTEGDVLFTWND; translated from the coding sequence GTGAGCCTGGAGATCCTGAGCCCGGTGCCCGGGCGCACGGTGCCGATGAGCGAGGTGCCCGACCAGGTCTTCGCGCAGGCGATGGTGGGGCCGGGGATCGCGGTGCAGCCGTCGGGTGGCCGCGCGGACGCGGTCTCCCCGGTCGACGGCACGGTGGTCACGCTGCACCCGCACGCGTTCGTGGTGTCCACCGAGGACGGCCGCGGGGTGCTGGTCCACCTGGGCATCGACACGGTGCAGCAGAAGGGCGAGGGGTTCACCCTGCACGTGGTCAAGGGCGAGTCCGTGCGCGCGGGCCAGCCGCTGATCAGCTGGGACCCCGAGGCGGTCACGGCCGCTGGCTACTCGGCTGTGGTGCCGGTGGTCGCGCTGGATGCACCGGCCGAGGCGCTCGCGGCGCTCTCGACCGGCGCGGACGTCACCGAGGGCGACGTGTTGTTCACCTGGAACGACTGA
- a CDS encoding glucose PTS transporter subunit EIIB produces the protein MADDRPEKILAALGGADNVIEIEGCITRLRCELEDGSVVDEAALKKAGAMGVVKMGSVIQVIVGPEADTIASDIQDLM, from the coding sequence GTGGCGGACGACAGGCCGGAAAAGATCCTCGCGGCGCTCGGCGGCGCGGACAACGTGATCGAAATCGAGGGTTGCATCACCCGCCTTCGCTGCGAGCTGGAAGACGGCTCGGTCGTCGACGAGGCGGCGCTGAAGAAGGCAGGCGCGATGGGCGTGGTGAAGATGGGCTCGGTGATCCAGGTCATCGTGGGCCCGGAGGCGGACACCATCGCCAGCGACATCCAGGACCTGATGTGA
- a CDS encoding GntR family transcriptional regulator: MSAAAFPSRPDRVVDGPTPKHAQLREILRHAVERELPPGSPIPSERELAERYQVSRLTVRSAIGKLVEEGLLSRVRGKGTFTASRRMELQLYLMSFTDDMRRRGLEPTTEVLGTTTEVPPAATANALGLAEGAAALRLKRLRRADGIPLAVERGWYHPVRVAGLFELDLTRSLYAQLAEQDIRLDHAWQTVWAESADKETARLLGIRTGSPLLVFRRVSSMAGAPVEDMTSWYRGDHYQVTMQLDRSSPDSGNPAKHGGTR; encoded by the coding sequence ATGAGCGCGGCCGCGTTCCCCTCCCGGCCCGACCGCGTCGTGGACGGTCCGACCCCGAAACACGCTCAGCTGCGGGAGATCCTGCGGCACGCGGTCGAACGGGAGCTGCCACCCGGCTCCCCCATCCCCTCCGAACGCGAGCTGGCGGAGCGCTACCAGGTTTCGCGGCTCACGGTCCGGTCGGCGATCGGCAAGCTGGTCGAGGAAGGCCTGCTGTCCAGGGTCCGCGGCAAGGGCACGTTCACCGCCAGCCGCCGGATGGAATTGCAGCTCTACCTCATGTCGTTCACCGACGACATGCGCCGCCGGGGCCTCGAACCGACCACCGAGGTCCTCGGCACCACCACCGAGGTTCCGCCCGCCGCGACCGCGAACGCACTCGGCCTCGCCGAGGGCGCCGCGGCGCTGCGGCTCAAGCGGCTGCGCCGCGCCGACGGGATACCGCTGGCCGTGGAACGCGGCTGGTACCACCCCGTCAGGGTGGCGGGGTTGTTCGAACTGGACCTCACGCGGTCGCTGTACGCGCAGCTGGCCGAGCAAGACATCCGCCTCGACCACGCCTGGCAGACCGTCTGGGCGGAGTCGGCGGACAAGGAAACCGCACGGCTGCTCGGTATCCGTACCGGCAGTCCGCTGCTCGTCTTCCGCCGCGTCTCCAGCATGGCCGGAGCACCGGTGGAGGACATGACTTCCTGGTACCGGGGAGATCACTACCAGGTGACTATGCAGTTGGACCGGAGTTCCCCGGATTCCGGTAACCCCGCCAAACATGGAGGTACCCGATGA
- a CDS encoding sigma-70 family RNA polymerase sigma factor: MRALHSDHAAALWSYALSLTGGNTARAEDVVQETLLRAWKHPRVLDQSQGSARAWLFTVARRIAIDDWRSAASRSEVSTDAPPEQPVPDDTERALQGWLVAEALGQLSDRHREVLVLCFFQGYSVADAARRLGVAEGTVKSRTHYALRALKLALEEKGVVR; this comes from the coding sequence ATGCGTGCGCTGCACTCGGATCACGCGGCCGCGCTCTGGTCGTACGCACTGAGCCTGACCGGTGGCAACACCGCGCGCGCCGAGGACGTCGTGCAGGAAACGCTGTTGCGTGCCTGGAAGCACCCCCGGGTGCTGGACCAGTCCCAGGGTTCGGCGCGTGCCTGGTTGTTCACCGTGGCCCGGCGGATCGCCATCGACGACTGGCGTTCGGCGGCGTCCCGGTCCGAGGTCTCCACGGACGCACCGCCGGAGCAGCCCGTACCCGACGACACCGAACGCGCGTTGCAGGGGTGGTTGGTGGCGGAGGCCCTCGGCCAGTTGTCCGACCGGCACCGCGAGGTCCTCGTGCTCTGCTTCTTCCAGGGCTATTCGGTCGCCGACGCGGCCAGGCGGTTGGGGGTCGCCGAAGGCACCGTGAAGTCGAGGACGCATTATGCGCTCAGGGCGTTGAAGCTGGCGCTGGAGGAGAAGGGGGTTGTGCGATGA
- a CDS encoding Rieske (2Fe-2S) protein, whose amino-acid sequence MTAEQHTRRTVLVTGAAVAGVAAGTAALTACGTDDAPSTAAGGGGLVALADIPVGEAKAVKSGDQEIIVARPTDATAVAFSAVCTHQGCAVKAEGKDLTCPCHGSVFDALTGEVRQGPAETPLPAVAVKVENGQVLSA is encoded by the coding sequence ATGACTGCCGAACAACACACCCGCCGCACCGTACTGGTCACCGGAGCCGCCGTCGCCGGCGTGGCCGCTGGAACCGCCGCGCTCACTGCCTGCGGAACGGACGACGCGCCGTCCACCGCCGCGGGCGGTGGCGGGCTCGTCGCGCTGGCCGACATCCCGGTCGGCGAAGCGAAAGCCGTCAAATCAGGTGACCAGGAGATCATCGTCGCCCGTCCAACCGACGCGACCGCGGTCGCCTTCAGCGCCGTTTGTACCCATCAGGGTTGCGCGGTCAAGGCGGAGGGCAAGGACCTCACCTGCCCGTGTCACGGCTCGGTGTTCGACGCCCTCACCGGCGAGGTTCGGCAGGGCCCCGCGGAGACCCCGCTCCCCGCGGTGGCGGTGAAGGTGGAGAACGGCCAGGTGCTCAGCGCCTGA